One genomic segment of Candidatus Aminicenantes bacterium includes these proteins:
- a CDS encoding HD domain-containing protein yields MNTPGLVLCRLDPARRERLLRGLKTLRLAVRPVEATAESLAARAAEPDNILVLAEAADPAAPLLRTLLALKHERPALSVLIVLPAAPNGLESRLLRDGRIDGVLGPADDAALLSLVRSEWRRVASEALAETRFKALRKAQSDQARNARHASELEQIYDSTLENLMTALDLRDVETFGHSQTVAKYTQVLATLIGLTDPDKLDCLRRGALLHDIGKIAIPDAILKKPGALTEAEWEKVRLHPALGYGLIKEIKLVRVIGEIILHHHEHFDGSGYPLGLKGDRIPLEARLFALADALDAITAHRPYRRARDFRAAQKEIVRHAGTQFDPRLVDAFLRLKPEKWEKIRFETTSFVPSIEEFSALARKLKA; encoded by the coding sequence ATGAATACTCCCGGCCTCGTCCTTTGCCGTCTCGACCCCGCGCGCCGGGAACGGCTCCTGCGCGGGCTGAAGACGCTCCGGCTGGCCGTCCGCCCGGTCGAGGCGACGGCTGAAAGCCTGGCCGCCCGAGCCGCCGAGCCGGACAACATCCTGGTACTGGCGGAGGCCGCCGACCCGGCCGCCCCGTTGCTGCGGACGCTTCTGGCCCTCAAGCACGAGCGGCCCGCTCTGTCCGTCCTGATCGTCCTGCCGGCGGCCCCGAACGGCCTGGAAAGCCGGCTGCTGCGCGACGGCCGGATCGATGGGGTCCTGGGACCGGCCGATGACGCCGCGCTCCTTTCCTTGGTCCGCAGCGAATGGCGCCGGGTGGCGAGCGAAGCCTTGGCCGAGACCCGATTCAAGGCTTTGCGCAAAGCCCAATCGGACCAGGCCCGCAACGCCCGCCACGCCTCTGAGCTCGAGCAGATATACGACTCGACCTTGGAAAACCTTATGACCGCCTTGGACCTGAGGGACGTCGAGACGTTCGGCCATTCCCAGACGGTAGCCAAGTACACCCAGGTCCTGGCCACCCTGATCGGCCTGACCGACCCGGACAAGCTCGATTGCCTGCGCCGCGGCGCCCTGCTCCATGACATCGGCAAGATCGCCATCCCCGACGCCATCCTGAAGAAGCCCGGGGCCCTGACCGAAGCGGAATGGGAGAAGGTCCGCCTTCACCCGGCCCTCGGCTATGGGCTGATCAAAGAGATCAAGTTGGTTCGTGTCATCGGCGAAATCATCCTTCATCACCACGAGCACTTTGACGGCTCGGGCTATCCCCTCGGCCTGAAGGGGGACCGGATCCCCCTGGAAGCCCGGCTTTTCGCGCTGGCGGACGCGCTGGACGCGATCACGGCCCATCGGCCCTATCGAAGGGCCCGCGATTTCCGGGCCGCCCAGAAGGAGATCGTCCGCCACGCCGGGACACAGTTCGATCCCCGCCTGGTGGACGCCTTCCTTCGGCTCAAGCCCGAGAAATGGGAGAAGATCCGGTTCGAAACGACTTCGTTCGTACCGAGCATCGAAGAATTTTCGGCCCTGGCCCGCAAGCTCAAGGCTTGA
- the prmC gene encoding peptide chain release factor N(5)-glutamine methyltransferase, translating into MPGPRRSPAWTIGPLAAEGRRRLAGLKAAAAALESRVLLRRALGVTELEILAYPERLVAAAAAGRYLRLIDRRTAREPFAYLIGEREFWSIPISVGPAVLIPRPETETLVETALELAGEGPLLVADVGTGSGAVALALATELRDARVLATDISPAALRTARGNAARHGLRNIEFLAGDLCAPLRRRAWTGQVDLLVSNPPYVREADWARLQPEVRDYEPKSALVPGPTGLEILRRLIAEATVCLRPGGWLAVEIGRGQARAVRRMFGAGWDEVRVKPDLRGIVRVIAARFGGRPAVKP; encoded by the coding sequence ATGCCGGGTCCCCGCCGCTCTCCCGCCTGGACCATCGGCCCGCTGGCGGCCGAAGGGCGCCGCCGTCTGGCCGGGCTGAAGGCCGCCGCCGCCGCGCTGGAATCCCGCGTTTTGCTCCGTCGGGCCCTGGGTGTGACCGAGCTCGAAATCCTGGCCTATCCCGAGCGCCTCGTCGCGGCGGCGGCCGCCGGCCGCTATCTGCGCCTTATCGACCGCCGGACCGCGCGCGAGCCGTTTGCCTATCTCATCGGGGAACGGGAATTCTGGTCCATTCCTATATCCGTCGGCCCGGCCGTTTTGATCCCGCGTCCGGAGACGGAGACGCTGGTCGAGACGGCGCTGGAGCTGGCGGGGGAAGGCCCGCTCCTGGTCGCGGACGTCGGCACGGGCAGCGGCGCCGTCGCCCTGGCCCTGGCCACCGAGCTGCGGGACGCGCGCGTCCTGGCCACGGATATCAGCCCGGCGGCCCTGCGGACGGCCCGCGGGAACGCCGCCCGCCACGGCCTCCGGAACATTGAATTCCTGGCCGGAGATCTCTGCGCCCCTTTGCGCCGACGGGCTTGGACTGGGCAGGTGGACCTTCTGGTCTCCAATCCGCCCTATGTTCGGGAGGCCGATTGGGCTCGGCTCCAGCCGGAGGTTCGCGATTACGAGCCCAAGTCGGCTTTGGTCCCCGGACCGACGGGGCTGGAGATTCTCCGTCGGCTGATCGCCGAGGCGACCGTCTGTTTGCGTCCCGGCGGCTGGCTGGCCGTCGAGATCGGGCGCGGGCAGGCGCGGGCGGTGCGGAGGATGTTCGGGGCGGGCTGGGACGAGGTCCGGGTTAAGCCCGATTTGAGGGGCATCGTCCGGGTGATCGCGGCCCGTTTCGGCGGCCGTCCCGCTGTCAAGCCTTGA
- a CDS encoding diguanylate cyclase — protein sequence MAKILICARTPEEREFLYDICRTEGVVYTAPGLEKALSLLDAVPFSIALVEVENALQPPLRDRLLALPVLFLTGRDEVRLRTVARTWPAGRFVDIVPISKHPLDRARLEQKMRAAGEYLRLRTDADNMAVAKADAEGRLKKVYGEIKGLNSALSEGLLKEMSKRVTLQERYLRSEQLKQRFEGLLRKLYSADDVNVLMDMVPDIKALVGASSLSLYILEENDSLGRYLKPLIWDDAFLAHADFSRHLAMLPSQDFAAHVARTGEVLNLVDPGRDARASIRYQELLKAPLRSFLAAPLQHDREIIGVLEVYGKSPEAKPGAGFTAEDRQVLRGLSEHIALAMTKLNLIQYDALTGLLRPDPFFEKVVQKVEILSKRRQETGSFALVMGDVDWFKAYNDRNGHEAGNRLLRDLGAILRASIRDQDLLCRYGGEEFLFFLTGVKNIEEATLLTERIRKSIEEHIFEFEEFQPRHNLTMSFGVTLVPINRTGGSSILTRASLKMFAQEADLALAEAKGKKLAALGGDSRMIHKNRVCAYVREKAAVMSKTTILRAAGERVYMEKRTHQRYTASTLCIFRENGSHRVATTVDLSLGGALISVESAFPLARVLDLFMVLGNRACPFRGEVIYCRKASPNSAFFYTGLRFRDLTTGDHRLLEAYFLSLGKKDAPSS from the coding sequence GTGGCGAAAATTCTGATCTGTGCGCGCACGCCCGAGGAGCGCGAATTCCTCTATGATATTTGCCGAACGGAGGGTGTCGTTTACACCGCGCCCGGTCTCGAAAAAGCGCTCTCCCTGCTCGACGCCGTCCCCTTCTCGATCGCCCTGGTCGAGGTCGAGAACGCCCTGCAGCCGCCCCTGCGGGATCGGCTGCTGGCCCTGCCGGTCCTATTTCTGACGGGCCGGGATGAGGTCCGCCTGCGGACTGTCGCCCGGACCTGGCCGGCCGGCCGCTTCGTCGACATCGTCCCCATCTCCAAACATCCCCTGGACCGGGCTCGCCTGGAACAGAAGATGAGGGCGGCCGGAGAATACCTCCGGCTGCGGACGGACGCGGACAACATGGCCGTGGCCAAAGCCGACGCCGAGGGCCGGCTGAAGAAGGTCTACGGCGAGATCAAGGGACTCAACAGCGCCCTCTCAGAGGGCCTGCTGAAGGAGATGTCGAAACGGGTCACCTTGCAGGAGCGCTATCTCCGTTCGGAACAACTGAAGCAAAGGTTCGAAGGGCTGCTGCGCAAGCTCTACTCCGCGGACGACGTTAATGTTCTCATGGACATGGTGCCCGACATCAAGGCCCTGGTCGGTGCGTCCAGCCTTTCTCTCTACATCCTTGAGGAGAACGACTCCCTGGGGCGCTACCTGAAGCCTCTCATCTGGGACGACGCTTTCCTGGCTCACGCCGATTTTTCGCGCCACCTGGCCATGCTGCCGAGCCAGGACTTCGCCGCCCACGTCGCCCGGACCGGCGAAGTCCTCAATCTCGTCGATCCGGGGCGGGACGCCCGCGCCTCGATCCGGTATCAAGAGCTTCTCAAGGCTCCCCTGCGGAGCTTTCTGGCCGCCCCGCTCCAGCACGACCGCGAGATCATCGGCGTGCTCGAAGTCTACGGCAAATCGCCCGAGGCCAAGCCCGGGGCCGGGTTCACGGCCGAGGACCGCCAGGTCCTGCGCGGCCTGTCCGAGCATATCGCGCTGGCCATGACCAAGCTGAATCTGATTCAATACGACGCGCTGACGGGCTTGCTGCGGCCCGATCCCTTCTTCGAGAAGGTCGTCCAGAAGGTCGAAATCCTCAGCAAGCGCCGCCAGGAGACGGGCTCCTTCGCCCTGGTCATGGGCGACGTCGACTGGTTCAAGGCCTACAACGACCGCAACGGCCACGAAGCGGGCAACCGCCTGCTGCGCGACCTGGGCGCCATCCTGCGCGCCTCCATCCGCGATCAGGACCTCCTTTGCCGCTACGGCGGCGAGGAGTTCCTGTTCTTCCTGACCGGGGTCAAGAATATCGAGGAAGCCACCCTGCTCACCGAGCGGATCCGCAAATCAATCGAGGAGCACATCTTCGAGTTCGAGGAGTTCCAGCCCCGCCACAACCTGACCATGAGCTTTGGCGTGACCCTGGTGCCGATAAACCGGACCGGCGGCTCTTCCATATTGACCCGGGCTTCGCTGAAGATGTTCGCCCAGGAGGCCGATTTGGCCTTGGCCGAGGCCAAAGGCAAGAAGCTGGCAGCCCTGGGCGGAGACTCCCGAATGATCCACAAAAACCGGGTCTGCGCCTATGTCCGGGAGAAAGCCGCGGTCATGAGCAAGACGACCATCTTGCGGGCGGCCGGGGAACGAGTCTATATGGAAAAGCGCACCCACCAGCGCTATACCGCCTCGACTCTGTGTATCTTCCGCGAGAACGGAAGCCATCGCGTCGCAACCACCGTCGACTTGAGCCTGGGCGGCGCTCTGATCTCGGTTGAATCGGCCTTTCCGCTAGCCCGCGTCCTGGACCTGTTCATGGTCCTCGGCAACCGGGCCTGCCCCTTCCGCGGCGAAGTAATCTATTGCCGGAAGGCCTCCCCCAACTCGGCCTTCTTCTATACGGGTTTGAGGTTCCGCGACCTGACGACGGGCGATCACCGCCTACTAGAGGCGTATTTCCTATCTCTAGGAAAGAAGGACGCCCCGAGCTCCTGA